Part of the Anopheles gambiae chromosome 3, idAnoGambNW_F1_1, whole genome shotgun sequence genome is shown below.
ttgccttttgttaTTCATTTTAACGTTAATTTACATATCATATTTATATTTACATTTATATTTACGTTTATATTAATGGATATTTCATATTCGTATTTATATATTAATTGACGTTAAtaattttgctttgtttgctcACTCTTCTTCCCTGcgtgaatttgtttttaatcagTTTTCGTTCGTGATAAAGCAAGGCggagaaaatgtttgtttgcatgttttttttttatataaacgCTTGTCGAACATTTACGTAAACAAAAGTGTTTCTgtcttttttattgattttaacgTAACGGACAGAAATGGAAACCAAAGAGCGTGACTGTGAGTAAACTTCCGGCTTCACATGCGCAAATGAACGTTAATGATTTAAGAGCAAACGGTTTGCGATTTACTCTGCGTTATAGAAAAATATCTATCATTTTATATGTTAGCCTGTTCCTGCTTGACACAAGATAAAATGCATCGACCTGTTGAGCAATTATTCCTTTACATATTCGAAATATTCGTCATCTACGATTCTAAATACGTCCTCGCGGAAGTGTATTAAATCGTCTACAAACCGTTGACTGCTTTCGTTGTGCAGTTTGGTCATTACCAGGGGAATGGTTTCAATTTGGGCCGTCTTTGCAAGATCGTCATAATACCGGCCCTGCTCCGGTCCCatcatgtgtgcgtgtctttTCTTATATCCGCGCTGTAAACGATCCTCAAATTCTTGCGCCGCATCTTCCAGCATCTCGTGCGCTGGTGGTAGATGCTGTCTACCCGTCAAGTATGCCAGACAAAATCGAACCTGAAGATCCATCATTTGTGCCGCACACACGTAGAACGGTAGTCCGATGAACGCCATCGTTGGGTGGTTAATGTTGATGCAATGTTTGTACAGCGGCTGTACGTGGTTATCTTGCACTTCGATGCCACAATCCGCACCAAGGAAGGGAAAGTTATATCGGAAACCTGTGCAGTATAGAACTACGTCGAATGACTCCTCACTTCCGTTCGTGAACTTTGCTCCGGTTTCCGTAAGCATGGAAACGTCTGACTGTTGGGACAAGTTggaagggaaagggaaggTCAGTCGCTCCATGTGGTGACTGATCGTTACACGGCGCGCTGTTTTTGCCAGTTCTAGTGCTATATCCATACCGGAAGGACCTGCGCCCATAACGAGCACCGCTTTGTCTATAACGTGATAGAAAACGCTGTATTTAGAATGCGCACAAAGAAGGAGCATTAGATGGAAACTGTTTTACCTTTGTAATGTTCAGTACAACGATAATCGTGGCTGTGCAGTTGCTGTCCCTGGAAAATTTCGCTTCCGTTCACTGTCGGTACGTTCGGAGTGTGATAATGACCGTTACAGATAAACAGGTAATCAAAAACATGCTGCTCCTTTTGATGATCTGCTAGATTCTCTACTTCAACAATCCAGCGTTCACCGTCCGTGGGATGGACTTGCACGACATGATGCTCGAACTTGATACAGTCTTTGATATGATACCGATCGGCGTACAGGcgtaaaaatgacaaaatatcATCCGAAACAATGTACGAATCGCGTTGTGCCGGTATTGGGAAGTCCGGATATCCCATTACCTCCTTGGGCAAGTTCGTACGCAATCCACGGTACATACTGGTATGCACAGGAAGCCCGTAACGATCGACACCAACTTCATCGGTGTAGATCCATGTTCCACCAAGCTGATCCATTCGCTCAAAAATTGTAACCTGTGCTCCGATCTCGAGCACACGTCGTGCGGCAGCCAATCCTGCCATGCCGGCGCCTATGATGCAGTAGCTCATGTTCACTTGTTTCTTACTGGTTATGGACGGCGAAACTAAATTCAAACGTACACCCAGAATTCTATCACTTAACGCACGCAACACGACAACGCTACAGATGACTGGGACTGCGTTCAGCTTGTTCAACACATTTATAACGCATCATTCAATCGCGCCCTACTGCCCACGGACAAGCGTTCTCTCACGGTCGTATGCAATACATCATCGGTGGATGCAGGCGTCAGCTTCAACACGATCAGATAATAACGGGAGACGGCGTCGTCCGTTGATACCGCCAAGCTAGCTGTTGTCTCTCACTAAGTCGGCCAAAGCATAACATCACGGGTGGGGTGTCGTGCAAAGGGTAAGGCCAATAGGCTAATGACCGCATTAGAAtaattatacttttttttttgctctggtAAAAACATATAAAGAACACATTTTGTTCCTGTTGCtgctacagcaaaaaaaccctgTACCAAATGCTAGGGTATCTTTTACTTCccaaataaatgaattaatttgaactaagaaattttttaaaattgcaATTATAACAGGAACAGCATTCACACGATATGTGCTATAGTTAATGTGGTTATCTGTTTAAGCCGGTCTCgttgtacagtcgtcaactcgtacgagttaacaacatgcccttcATGGGATCAAGCCGCGAATGGCCCATGCCGCCGTAGGactaactatcctgctatggggggaaatcaataagtcactgaaagccaagcctacaagtggtacaggcaggccttgacagacaacggttgttgtgctaaaagaagaagaagaagatactgTTTGCTGCTGATTATGTTGAACTTATTGTCGTCTGATCGTATCAGATCAAGCCTGTTTACCGCTAGACCAGCGAAACAACTCAACTGATTAGCCGTTAGGGCCAGTCCCCAGCGGGAGTCATCCATAAAATTTGAAACACTTTTACGatgcaaagaagaaaaaaactatgataatggttcattttttaatattctcCTCAGCACGGCTCtctgtattgaactgtcatttctaaaCAACACGGCTATACCGACAGCCGgctaaaaggtacccggataaacggcgtcCCACCGTATATTACATTTAAAACTCTACTTTTCACATAATTATTGTAGCATTGTTTAAACAAAACCGTTTCTTACATAATATAAGGTGGATTGTTCCAGCACTACATTTTGTTACAGTACGCAGTGGAACATTTTTGCGTGTCGTAATTTATAGATAATCCCAAAATGCGTTAATAATTGGCATGCACTGTGATGTGTCGTCCACATGCCtaaaagttattttttttttgtatgatgcctccaaacatatttgtttaattgcaTTTGGTAAGTGATAAGATTATCACACGGGCGGTCCCACTTGATAGCATGCTCGTCAttggttcaagcctcatacGGACCGTCCTCCCCCCCCCGTAGCGAGAACTGACTATCCagctgcgtggtactgaataatGTCTCAAGAATCTGCATAGACCGGTATGTTCGCTTTACGCCAAGTAGAAGTGATaagattgttaaaaaaaaacaatattttttatgtacTGTTCCTTAAAGAATACAATGGAAATCCCACGTATTACACCTATTCTGCCCCGTGCATCGAATAGGGTTCTCTTATCATGCCATGAAACTGTATGCCAGTATCATCTCAGATACGGTCCGTTACGCACGCTCGTTGAATCGTTCCCCGCTTCCAATGGTAAGGCATTTTATTCGCAATAATCACAAAGAAAAATTACTAACATTGAACATTGAACACTAACATTGAAATCGTACAACAATTTTAggcacctgctgctgctacctaTTGTATTATCGGAGCTGGACCTTCCGGTCTATGCACCGCCAAACAGGCGCTAGCACTCGATAGCCATGCTACTGTGACAGTGTTTGAACAATCTAAGCAAATTGGAGGCTTGTGGGCTTACACTGATGACACTGGAAAAGATTCAAATGGCTTGGATATTACATGCATGTACGCGAACCTTCGCACAAACCTCGTCAAACAGGGCATGGGATATCCGGACTATCCCATCGACGAACAAGCGCCTACATTCGTGACGATTAGCGATGTGATAAAGCAACTGGAAGGGTACGTCGACAAGTTTCAATTGAAGAAGGTGATTCAATTTGAACGCGAGGTTGTTCGAGTGACCCGAAATTTCAGTACCGATCGCTGGGACGTGAGTATGATATGCCAAAAGGCGATCGCGTTGATGGAGCTATATTAAATTTTACTCACATTGCAGGTACTGGTGAAAGATGTAGCCGCCAATCGATATGCCATGCATCAGTTCGATTTCGTACTGGTATGCAATGGTCATTACAGTTCACGAATAATTCCATCTTTCCCGGGACGGAACATATTCCGAGGCCAGCAGCTGCACAGCAAAGATTATCGCCGTGAAGAAAACTATCGTGATCAGCGTGtgcttgttgttggtggaggaCACAGTGGAATGGATATAGCACCGGCCATTGCTCTACATGCCGATAAGGTTGTGCTGAGTCATCGGTGTAATGATCCCGTTCATACCGGCGATCGAGTGGTACAGAAGCCGGAAGTGTTGCGCCTAACGCAAACTGGTGCAGAATTTGTGGATGGCACACGGGAAGAATTCGACACCATTATCTACTGCACGGGTTATCGCTACTCGACACCGTTTCTCTCAGTGGACTGTGGCGTGTCTTTAGAAAACAACACCATCAGTCCCTTGTATTATCACTGCATCAACATCAACCAACCGACTATGGCCTTTATCGGGCTGCCTTTCAACGCCTGTCTTATGCTTATGATGGATCTGCAAGCAAGATTTTGCCTGAAATTCTTTACCGGTCAAAAACAGTTGCCGGGCAAGCAACAAATGCTAGAGTGGTGGCAGAAAGATCAGCAGGAGCGAAAGGAGCGCGGTTTAAGTGGGAAGCTATCTCACATGTTAGCTGGAGATTTACAGCAACGGTACTATGACGATATTGCGCGAATTGCCGAGATAGAAACACTCAAGCCCGTGCTCGCGAAAATGCACGCCGATTGCATCAACAGTAAAAAGGAGGATGTTAATTTTCGTAATTTTGAATATCGTATCGTTGACGATGAACATTTTATTAAGGTTCAAATACCACCCACACCGACGATGAGCTAAAATCGCAACGATGATCGAGATTTAATGGTTCAGAGCGATGACCGTCGTACTGTTCTTTCAGAGCATTCAACATTCAGTCGATGTATTCCAAATTTAGAAATTGATTTTCGATAAACTATCCCGTTGAGCAACGCACAATTAAACATGTATGAGTCAATAATACGAACATGGTTCTTGATGTATTACGAAACGCTTTACTAGATATTATCAAAAAGTATACGTTTTATTGGAAACatccaaaaatataaatgcATCTACAATTGAATTGTGCGTAAATCGTTTCATAATTTCTTATCtctatatgtatatatgtgtgtgcattaCTACACACCTCACCATCCGCAACCATCCGCGCAAATTATATGAACCGCGGATGGTTGCGCCATGGTTGCGCCGCTGGGTTTCGGTTAGCTACTGTGGCTCTCTACAGTTAACTCGTTTGATGCACATACAACTTCCGAAATATCATACTTGACAAACGTATTTTCATCCACTATGCGGTACACATCATTTCGATAGTTTTGTAAatcttctttctttcgccTTCCACTATCAATGTGCATATCCGTCATGACCTTCGGTATGGGTTCGATTTGCGCTCGGTGCGCTAAGGATTGATAATACTCCCCTTGATATTCTGCTCCCATCATGTGTGCCTGCCGTTTTTTCAACCCTTTACTCCATCGGCCGTTCATTTCACGATCATGGTCGGACACCATGTCGGCCCTGTCCGGCATAGACAGACGGCCACCGTAAAACGTAACACAGAATCTTGCTTGCAGCTCGAACATGAGCGTGGCACAGACGTAAAAAGGTAACCCAATGAAAGCCATCGTGGGatgatttatgtttaaaaCGTGTTTGTAGAGCGGTCGCACCCAATTATCGTCCACCTGCACGCCACAGTCAGGATGCAGG
Proteins encoded:
- the LOC1272649 gene encoding senecionine N-oxygenase, translated to MSYCIIGAGMAGLAAARRVLEIGAQVTIFERMDQLGGTWIYTDEVGVDRYGLPVHTSMYRGLRTNLPKEVMGYPDFPIPAQRDSYIVSDDILSFLRLYADRYHIKDCIKFEHHVVQVHPTDGERWIVEVENLADHQKEQHVFDYLFICNGHYHTPNVPTVNGSEIFQGQQLHSHDYRCTEHYKDKAVLVMGAGPSGMDIALELAKTARRVTISHHMERLTFPFPSNLSQQSDVSMLTETGAKFTNGSEESFDVVLYCTGFRYNFPFLGADCGIEVQDNHVQPLYKHCININHPTMAFIGLPFYVCAAQMMDLQVRFCLAYLTGRQHLPPAHEMLEDAAQEFEDRLQRGYKKRHAHMMGPEQGRYYDDLAKTAQIETIPLVMTKLHNESSQRFVDDLIHFREDVFRIVDDEYFEYVKE
- the LOC1272650 gene encoding flavin-containing monooxygenase 3 — translated: MKLYASIISDTVRYARSLNRSPLPMAPAAATYCIIGAGPSGLCTAKQALALDSHATVTVFEQSKQIGGLWAYTDDTGKDSNGLDITCMYANLRTNLVKQGMGYPDYPIDEQAPTFVTISDVIKQLEGYVDKFQLKKVIQFEREVVRVTRNFSTDRWDVLVKDVAANRYAMHQFDFVLVCNGHYSSRIIPSFPGRNIFRGQQLHSKDYRREENYRDQRVLVVGGGHSGMDIAPAIALHADKVVLSHRCNDPVHTGDRVVQKPEVLRLTQTGAEFVDGTREEFDTIIYCTGYRYSTPFLSVDCGVSLENNTISPLYYHCININQPTMAFIGLPFNACLMLMMDLQARFCLKFFTGQKQLPGKQQMLEWWQKDQQERKERGLSGKLSHMLAGDLQQRYYDDIARIAEIETLKPVLAKMHADCINSKKEDVNFRNFEYRIVDDEHFIKVQIPPTPTMS